The following proteins are encoded in a genomic region of Brachypodium distachyon strain Bd21 chromosome 1, Brachypodium_distachyon_v3.0, whole genome shotgun sequence:
- the LOC100834139 gene encoding cysteine--tRNA ligase CPS1, chloroplastic/mitochondrial translates to MAENSSAPAGATLLSNLTMADDSTSPATTTLPSVPTTGEDKPKPSPPQLHLFNSMTKKKEPFVPRVEGKVGMYVCGVTPYDFSHIGHARAYVAFDVLYRYLKFLGYEVEYVRNFTDIDDKIIDRANKAGETVTSLSTRFINEFLIDMAKLQCLPPTCEPRVTEHIEHIIDLIAEIIKNDKAYVDGDVFFSIDSFPEYNSLSGRNLDDNRPGSRVAVDPRKRNRNDFALWKAAKEGEPFWESPWGRGRPGWHIECSAMSAHYLGHVFDIHGGGKDLIFPHHENELAQSRAAYPDSEVKCWMHNGFVNKDDEKMSKSLNNFFSIREIITLYHPLALRFFLMRTHYKSDVNHSDKALEIASDRVYYIYQTLHDCDEVLSLYREENISVPVPDEEQKLVDEHHTAFLDSMSDDLRTTDVLDGFMGLLKAINSNLNDFKKLQQKLEQQKKKQQQKKQQQKQQRPQKQPEDHIQALISLEAEIKNKLSILGLMPPSSLVEVLKELKEKALKRAGLTEETLREQIEQRVAARNNKQFDVSDQIRKQLASKGIALMDEPTGTVWRPCERE, encoded by the exons ATGGCGGAGAATtcgtcggcgccggcagggGCCACCCTTCTCTCCAACCTGACTATGGCGGATGATTCGACTTCGCCGGCGACGACCACTCTGCCCTCCGTCCCCACGACGGGGGAGGATAAGCCTaagccgtcgccgccgcagctgcatCTCTTCAACTcgatgacgaagaagaaggagcCCTTCGTACCTCGCGTGGAGGGCAAGGTCGGTATGTACGTCTGCGGAGTCACGCCGTACGACTTCAGCCACATCGGCCACGCCCGCGCCTACGTCGCCTTCGACGTCCTCTACAG GTATCTTAAATTCTTGGGTTATGAAGTTGAATACGTGCGCAACTTCACCGACATCGATGATAAG ATTATTGATCGGGCAAACAAAGCTGGTGAAACTGTAACTAGCTTGAGCACTCGATTCATAAACGAGTTTCTTATTGACATGGCTAAGCTGCAGTGCTTACCTCCTACTTGTGAGCCACGTGTGACAGAACACATTGAACACATTATAGACTTGATTGCCGAG ATAATCAAGAATGACAAAGCTTATGTAGATGGCGATGTTTTCTTCTCAATTGACAGTTTTCCTGAGTATAACAGTTTATCTGGTAGGAACTTGGATGATAATCGTCCTGGCTCACGTGTTGCTGTTGATCCAAGAAAGCGGAACCGTAATGACTTTGCATTATGGAAG GCTGCTAAGGAAGGTGAGCCTTTTTGGGAGAGCCCCTGGGGTCGTGGAAGGCCAGGATGGCATATTGAATGCAGCGCAATGAGTGCGCACTACTTAGGACATGTATTTGATATCCATGGTGGAGGGAAAGATTTAATTTTTCCTCATCATGAGAATGAGCTTGCACAAAGCCGAGCTGCTTATCCAGATAGCGAGGTCAAATGCTGGATGCATAATGGCTTTGTTAACAAGGATGATGAGAAAATGTCAAAATCGCTTAATAACTTCTTCTCGATCAGAGAG attaTTACTCTGTACCATCCTTTGGCCTTAAGATTTTTCCTGATGCGCACACATTATAAATCTGATGTGAATCACTCTGATAAAGCACTTGAGATTGCATCTGATCGTGTATATTACATTTATCAG ACTTTACATGACTGTGATGAAGTGTTGTCTTTATATCGTGAAGAGAATATATCTGTTCCGGTCCCAGATGAGGAGCAAAAACTGGTTGACGAACACCATACAGCGTTTTTGGATTCTATGTCAGACGATCTTAGAACTACAGATGTTCTGGATGGCTTCATGGGCCTGTTGAAGGCAATAAACAGCAATTTGAATGATTTTAAG AAGCTGCAGCAAAAACTGGaacaacagaagaagaagcaacaacagaaaaagcagcagcagaagcaacAGCGGCCACAGAAACAGCCAGAAGATCATATTCAAGCTCTGATTTCTCTGGAGGcagaaattaaaaataaacTATCTATCCTCGGTCTGATGCCACCTTCATCTTTGGTAGAG GTACTGAAGGAATTGAAAGAAAAGGCATTGAAGCGGGCAGGGTTGACCGAAGAAACATTGCGTGAGCAGATTGAGCAGAGAGTTGCTGCAAGGAACAACAAGCAGTTTGATGTGTCTGACCAAATCAGGAAGCAGCTTGCCAGTAAAGGCATTGCCCTGATGGATGAACCTACTGGCACGGTGTGGAGACCATGCGAACGAGAGTAG